The DNA region AGTCTGTATCATATTATCCAACATGAATTCACTGTATATGATACTCACATACTTGGAAATATGTTGCACGGTTGCGGCCACATTACTTGGATTTTTGTTAGCTGCGTATGCCTTGCTTCTTGCCTTCCCAAAAGAGGGTTACATGAACTTGATCACTCTTCACCCCAATTACCCCTTCTTATATCGCTATTTTATCCTTGCACTATATGTTATTGTTGGATATTTAATTGTAGCATTTACTGGGTTATTATTTCCCGTACTTCATAGCCGTTTTGAGATTCCCTTTTGTGTTCTGCTAATATTTCTTTTAGTATATTCCTTAATAATTATTATTAGGATCATATCTCTGTTGAATCAGTTAACTGATCAACTTTTTAAAAAATAGGGTATTATAATTCTCAACTTTTTTTAAATCGTAATATTACTTTTAATTTTTTGATATTACTGAGTGTGCTTTACTATCTCTGAGATTTGCTTCGCTGAGTTCGTTACCATGAGGCCGCTCCCTCCCAACACGTTACCTCAAATGGGGGACTTGGGCGGAAGGCCGGGAGATTTTTTTTTCATATTTTGGGGTGCGGGGACGCGACTTCGGCGCGGAGCGTCCCGCGGTGGAAATATCTTAATTTTTGGGACTAATGAACAATCTTGGTGGCTCACTTCTATCCAAAAACATTCTCACATAACCAAAATCCCTCATCAAATCCCCATCAACTCCGCCCTCACCCCCTCAAGCTCAACTCGAAAACCCAATTTGCGAATGGAAAATCCCGCATCTCTCCACACACGTTCTCTTAGCGAAAGCCCGGAAAAAGCCCACTCAGCGGCCATCTTTCCCGCCGATCTCCTCGATTTCCGCCCATTGAATCCGTATTTCGTCTGGGAAAATCCCCTATACAGATGTGTATCTACATATCTATACGTGTTGAAAAAAAAGACAGGGGGTAAGGACTACGTCCGTAAGTAAGTAAATACGGGAAGAAAAAGTGCTCATCAATCACTTTTTTTTTATAAGTATAGTCGTATTATTATTATTTTATGTACAGTACAGACGAGAGAGAGAGAGAGAGAGAAATCACATTTATGTGTGTATGTAAGTACGTCTTTCCTTCCGTCCGGACGTAGTCTGGAGGGGGACATCATTTTTTCAATCTGTATAGATAAACACATAGATAGACACATAGATGGATACAACGAATTGCGGGAGAATGAGAATGCATACAATGCAAAGGACAGAAATATGCATCAGGAGCATCTCGCTGCGAAATACTTCTCGGATCAAAAAGCCAGATAGTATTTTTATCAAAGAAACTAATCAATACGAAACAAACACATGACCACCCCACCCCCCGCATCCACGAAAACAGAAATGAAAAAAATACTAATAACCGGCCTGCCCCCTTCAGACGAAATGAAGACGTTTATGAAAAATCAGGGCTATGAGATCCTCTCTCCCGGAGTGCTAAAGGAAGACGAGATCATCGAAGCATTAGCGGGAGTCGATGCATACATTCCCGGCGGGGAAGAAGTGGTTACTGAAAAAATAATCGCCTCTGCGAAGAACACCCTCAAAGTAATATCGTTTAACGGTGTGGGATATGGATATTATGTGGATGTACCGGCAGCAAAAAAACATAATATCGCCGTGACCAATGTCCCGCATGCCAATTCATTAGCAGTCTCTGAATTCACCGTGGCTCTCATCCTGACCCTCATGAAAAAAATACCTATTATGAATAAAGAAACGAAATCCGGTTTATGGCACAAATATATATCCCAGGATGTGTCTGATAAAACCATTGGTATTGTTGGCATGGGAAGTATAGGCAGGTTGGTTGCAAAGAAAATGTACTACGGGTTTGGGTGTAAAATACTCTATTACAGCAGAACCCGTGAGTCTGACATTGAACAGGAATTAGATGCAAAATTTGTAGAATTGCATGACTTATGTCGTTTATCGGATGTAATTACGCTGCACCTCCCTTACACTTCAGAGACTCGGCATATAATCGATGAAAAATGTTTTCATGAAATGAGTCCGGACACATGTTTAATCAATACCGCCAGGGCCGAGCTGGTATCACCCATTGCTTTACGAGACGCCTTACTTTCTAATAAGATCAATGCGGCAGCATTTGACTGTTATTATTCCGGAAAGGTGCCCTCTGATCCATCAGAAGATACCTTTGGTCTGCTGAATTTGCCGGACGATAAATTCATTCTTACCCCGCATGCCGCATATAACACGGTGAACAGTAATACAGAGGTGGATAAGATCGCCTTGCAAAATATTGTGGATATATTCAATACTGGATCTTGCACGAATCAGGTAATGTAACTCCGTCACACCTGAAAATTACTGCAAAACGTGTGGTTATTCCAAATAATATTTGTATTCTTTACAAGCCTCATTCAATCTTTATAGAACGAAACAGAGAAGGTAGAACGCAGTATTCTCACAGGAAATCTTCAATCAAAATCACTCTGCGTCGCTTCAACGCCCTCAATATATGCCAAAAGCCGTAATGAAGCCTCCTTAATTTCTAAAAGAACCCGCCCTCCATCGGATATATCCATACTCTGATCCAGGGGAATTCTCAAAATGTAATCACTTCTCTTGGGATCCTCGGTCAGGAAAAAGGGCTGTTTCGTATCTTTCAGCAGTTCATAATATCTGCATTGAAATTTACGGTTGAATCCGGAAAGCCAGACTTCGAATTGGAAATTTCTGTGGACAAAAGTAACCGCAATTTTCAATCCTTTCTTTTTCAGCGTATCGTTGGTAAACTGAAAATAGGAATAATCCATACCGTTCTCTACAATATTTCCCTGAAACCGATAGTCAGGTATCTCTTTTTCCAGCTCGATCCGTAAAAACCGAAAGAGTCTGAGAAACTCCTGATAGCTTTTTTCCAGTTCCATTGTCTGTACTAATTTCTTATACGTCATTAAGAGATTTTTATCGAAATTCATTCCCTCTTCCCTCCAAAAAATTCGATTTATAGCTATATCTCTTTGTACTATTATAACACTTAACTCTGATTTGCTAGAACACATCTCAGCCCGCCGATTATAAAAATGGAGCTGAATGTAGAGGGGATTTTTCCCCGTTTTGTTTATGACAAAAGCGGATCAGTTTTCCTTGCCGGACGGCAAACTCTGCATGAGGGCAAAGAAATATTCAGGCTTACCGGTACTAAAGTAATCATACCAGGCTTCCAGCGTGTTTGATTCAAAAACACCTAAATGCTCAATAATTTGTTTGGCCCACAATAAACCTCCGGTGGAACCTGCAGTAATCAGATTATTATCTGCTACGGACGGCTCGTCTACATAGAAACTCTGCCCTTTATACCCGGGACAAAACATCTCAAGAAATCCCGGTCCGTTACTGGTATGCGGACGCTTATCCAGAAGCCCGAGGTTGGCAAGTGCAGCAGTAGCCCCGCAGATAGCACACACCGTAGCGCCGATCGAAAGAAATTCGCCGGCTTTCTCGAGAATTGCGGAATGCTTTGGGTCGTTCCAGGTATTTGCGCCCGGTAAAATCAGCACGCTAGTTTCACTCACAACAATATCATCAATCAAGCAATCGGGCACGATCGTCATCCCGCCCATTGTAGTGATCGGCTCGTTAGAATAACTCACCGTTTTGAGCGAGACACGCTCCGCACCTTTTTTGAAAAACCGCCCGGAGTTCAGCTCCGAAGTAACATACCCCGTTTCCCAGTCGGCTAACGTATCAAGAACATACACATAGATTGTAAACATATCTTCCCTTCATTTTTACTGTATGTATATTTTTAGGTCCTGAAATTATTTCGCTTTGTTTCATTCTATTCTCCAGCCGTTTACACCTCGCCACCCAAACCTCCTCCCCCGCGAACAATTGGATACGACGCTCAATATATTTAAGGTGCCTCTCGTCCTACATGAGATTCATGAGACGAATCTTTGCGTTTCTCCTGATTCTTGTTATCATCTTCTCTGCCGGCTGCCTGATTCCCGCAGTAAATGACCCCCAGCCGGGAGAAAACCTCCAGACCCTGATCCTGCCGGCCTCGGTCATGAACGGGAAGATACAGGAGAACCAGACGATCTGTTCCTTTCCGGCGTCCTCTGTTCTCGTGCCCTACATGATGCTTGAAGGCACCTCTGGAAAATACGACATCTCCGTTGCAAAAATGCTCGGGCCAAACGATCCCGTCGTGATTCTCAAAATCGACTCCGCCGAATATGTCGACCTCATCTCCCACACCCCTCCGGACCGAATCATGGTCCCGCTCAAATATATTTCTGATTCCGGCGAAAACCTGTCGACAGCACTCGACCGGCTCGTCCCGGCATATACTCCCCCCACGGGGGGGGAGGATCTTTCCATAAACATCCTCTTCCCGACCGAAGGCGGAGAAGCCTCCTACGGCGATGTAGTTCCGCCTTGGGGAGTTGTCCGGGCGTTCATCTCGTCGAAAAACGAGATCGCCGACGTCTTCGTCCGGTCGATGAGTTACGGTGAGGAAAAAATCACGCATCTGGATCCCTATCCTTGCGTCGTTGGCGATTTTCCGACAACTCCGGGTAATACCAGCATCACGCTTGTGGTAACCGATGTTCTTGGAAACACCGCGGAACAAACCGTAAACTTCACGATTGTAAGGGTGGTTCCGGTGCCTCCAAAGCCGTGACCGCATGAAAAGCATCATTCCGATCTTCATCACCCTCCTGTGTCTTGGCATGCTTTGCACGGCGGGTTGTGTTTTTCCCTGGACCGATCACCCGGAACCGGACCTCCCCGACTTTATGCCCGGCATCCTTGACAAAGGGCTCTATATATTTCCCAGAGATGTTGCCGGAACACCCGTGGATTCCGCCCTGGAATGGCGGTTCGATCTTGAAAACTGCTCCGGGTTTGAAAAGTTCGGCCGCATCGATGCGGTCTCAAATCGCGTTCCGGTGTTCGTGGTGGATCCTGAATCGCCGGGAAAGATCGCGATCCGTATCTCTGCCCCCGAGCAGGATATCGATGTGTATCTGAAAGAAATCGTCGACCTCCCGGAAGGCCTGCATCTTTCCCTGCCGGATGACGTCATACACATACCCAAAGGAGAGAGCGTGGATACGTATCTGCTTCTCGAATCCGACGGTCCGATAGGCGAAACGAATGGCTACACGATTATCTATCTCGGGACCGAAGACGGCTGGGGGCTTGGGTGGGGGAGCATGTTTTTCGCACCGGATTCGCCTGATATTCCGGCAATTGTAGAGGAATGAAAAAAAGAGAAAATATCTACTTATACTCTTTCCCGATCAAAAACCGGTAAAGCACCATGTATTTTGCCGCCGACCGCGGGATCTTCGACTCGACCTCGTAATACGTCCCGTCGTGCAGCGAGAAAAGGATCTTCATCTGCAGGGAAAACGCGAACCCTTCGATATCCGCGAACGGGAACACGAACTTCCCCTTGTCCCCGTCGAACTCGAGTCTGTCCACATAGATCGAAAATTTGCCGGTGCCGAGATCCTCCACCGACTTCAGCGCTCCGATCTTTCCAAGGATCTGTCCCTCGTCCGATTCGATCGGGACATCTTTCGGGGTTGTCAGATACGCCGGCAGACTCTCCTTGATCAGATCACGCTGCCAGTGATCCCAGGACACGATATTGTCGTGGTGCAGCGGATGACCCGACGCCGGCTCGAACAGACCGAACTCGTTGAACTTCACCGAGTAGCCGCATTCGCAGGAAAGAATATCCCCTTTGCTGTGAAGTTTGCCCATCTGCTTACACTCCGGGCAGATGTAGAGGATCGTCTCCAGATATTCGGCAAGATCCGTCCCTGTGTAGGGAAGCGGGTTCTTTTTCTGGTCGTCGAAGGTATTCACATACAGATCGCGGTTGATCGCCTCGTTGATCTGATCGACTGTCATGCCCTTCAATTCATCCGGCGAGTATTCGTGCACGAACTCCCCCCACATCTTGCCGTCACGCGGCGTCTTGCCCCATCTTGGGCGGCGCAGATATCCGCCGTGCATCCGGTAGGTTATGAGAGCGGCGCCGAGCTCTCCGCACTCCTTGACCAGTTTTCCTGTCCCCGGCGAGATGAACGCCGTCTCGCCGTTGATCGATCTGACCCCTTCGGGAGACATCCAGACGTTATTTCCCGCACCGAGCCGCTCTTTGATATCGCGGATGACTTCACCAGCCGGGGCTCCTTTTTTGCGGATGATCGGATCGAGCAGAAACGCTCCGATAAACCGTGTCGATTTTTTTCTGAAAAGATGTTCGCCGGCCACATAGAACATGTGCCCTTTGACCGCCATGCCGATCATCAGGTGGTCCCAGAGGGTTGTGTGGTTGGAGAAGACCATATAGGGGGTATGCTTTGGAATAACGATATCGTAGGTATACTGTAATTTCCGTCCAATGGCCGGACTGGCAAGGAAACGTGCGGTCATATACACGCTCTTATACCAGCAAACGCGAAGGCTCTGCATTGACCTATATTATAGGAATTTACCCATGATATAGCTGAGGGTACAACAAAAGGAAAATGGAGTTAGCTTTTCTCCGGGCGTATTCGGATAAAAAAGAAGAAGGCCGATGGCCACCGATTACCGGCTCTCTACGCCCAGTGCCCGGTATGCCGCCGCTTTGATCAACTCGACCGGCAGATCCTCGAAAATTTTGTCTCCGATCCCGATCGCCCGGCAGCATGTGCTTTCTCCTGCAAGTTCCCCGCAGGACGGACAGTCCGTAGAGACCACCGAGGCAGAGAGCAGTTTGTCCAGCAGAACTCCGTTCATCCTGACCTCATTCGACTCCGCGATCCGGGTCTTGTCAAGCAGCGTCTCGGTCAGATTGATCTTCACGCCTAAGGAGAAAAACTCCTCCCGAAGTTCGCCAACGGCGGCACGGAGTGCCTCTCCCGTCTGTCCGCACCTCTCGCAGGTGGCGTCTCCAACTGCGAAATGTTTCCATTCGATCTCAAGCCGCCTGATTTTAGGGATCATCAGCGTTTTACCTGCAGAACACTGTTTACGACCTTCTCGATCTCGACGAACTGCACGTCGGCCATGCCGTTTTTCGTGATTCCGATCTCCGTTGCGACGAGATGGTGATCGGGTCTGAATCCGGCTTCGGCAAGTTTTTTTTCCGCACAGCAGTCCGTGCATCCGTCGAGCACGATCACCTCGTCCGCATCTTCGATCTCGTCGGCAAACGTTTCCGTGCCCTGGTGGGCACGCACCCAGACATAACCGCCCGGTCTTCTCTGCAGAAGAGCGAGAGCGGCCTGGGTGGTCAGTTTGCCGGTGTTTGAAACGCCCGAGCAGGTAATCAGCGTAATCGGCAAGCTTGACTCCGTCCGCTCACTCGCAGGATCCGCCGCATCCGCAGCTGCAGGTACAATGTCCTTCTTTTTCTTCTTCGCTCTCGCGTCCTCTGCCCATCCAGCAGGCGGCCGCGACCTTTTCGACGTCATCGTCCGTGTACGAACGCGACGGTCCTTTGACGAATCCAAGATCCGTCATCACAAGATTCTGAGTAGGAACGACTCCTTGTGCTGCGGCGATCTTTGCTGCACACTTCATCTTGCAGCCGTCAAGGATGACCACGTCTTCGGCTGCATTCAGTTTCTCGACCAGTCCTTCGTTTCCGGTTGCGAGCAGAGCAACGCAGATGGTTTTTCCAAATCCCTCATCGGTCAGCTGGATCGCAGCAGCGTTCGTGATCTGACCGGTATTTGCCTGTCCGGCGCAGGGGATTATGAAGCGTTTCTTTTCGTTCTGTCCGCAGGAACAGGTTGTTTGTTCTGTCATGATATTTTCACTCCGATAACAATGCTTTGATCTCTTTTACATCCGGGACCCGACCCTCGGCCACGATCTCGTCATTGATGATTAATGCCGGTGTCATCATCACGCCGCGTTCGGCGATCTGGTCGAGCGTCTCGATCTTTACCAGATCGACCGTGATATTCAGTTCTTTAATTGCCTGTTCGGTGTTGGCGAAAAGCCGTTTGCATTTCGCACATCCGGTTCCAAGTACTTCGATTTTCGTCATGATAGCTCCAATGGATATTCAACTTTTTTTGTATTAGATGTTTGTGATCGGGAAACCTCACGGGAAGAATATCCCAAACAGGAATCCCGCAATCGTCGCAAAACCGACCACGAGGGCGGTATATACGAGGGTTTTCTTCGCGCCGATCAGCCGGTAGATAACCAGCAGGCTCGGCAGACTGATCGTCGGTCCGGTGAGAAGCAGGGAAAGGGCCGGGCCTTTTGCCATTGCTCCGCTAAGGTATCCAAGCGTCGTTCCGATCACCGGCACTTCCAAAAGGGTCGGGATGTAGAGGATCATTCCCACCACGGACGCTAAGAACGTGGATATAAGCGAGGTCTCGCCGAAGTACGGTCTGAAGAACTCTGCCGGCAGGAAGAATGAAAGCACACCGAGCGCGAAGGTCCCGATGATCAGGATCGGGAAGATCTTTTTCGTCAGATCCCAGATCTCCATTCCCCAGTCGGTGACTTCATCTCTCGTGAAGTAGTAGATCAGCAGAAGGGCGATCCCAATCGAAAGGGCATACACGATTCCAAGGCGGATGAACGCATCAAGGGCTGAGGTCCCGACCAGAAGGATCGCAACGAGCATGACGAAGAAGAGCGGGACCACCCATCTGGGCCGGGTCGCCTCCTGGGCCATAACGGCTTTTCGTGCGGCGCCGAAGGTTTTCTTCGTCTCGGTGTCGTGGGCGGGAAACAGTTTCATCATGATCAGACCGATCAAAATCGATATGCCGACCGCAGCCACTGCCCGGGCGACGCCGATATCCAGACCGAGCACCTGCGCCGTATAGACGATCGCCAGAATGTTGATCGCCGGTCCTGCGACGAGGAACGTTATTGCCGGGCCAAGCCCGCTCCCTTTTTTCAGGATGCCGGCAAACATCGGCAGGATCGTGCAGCTGCAGACGGCAAGCACCGTGCCCGATATGGACGCGATCCCATAGGATACGGTCTTTTTCGTTTCAGGACTGAAATACTTCAGAATGGCATCTTTTTTGACGAACGTCGCGATCGCGCCGGCGATGAAAAACGCCGGAACAAGGCATGTAATAACGTGCTGTGAAAGATAGCCGATCAGCGTGTCCCAACCGAGAAGGAGCGAACCGAGTAGTATGTCAATCATCGTTTCTTAACCTCATGGATCATCATTTCAATTTTTGTTGAATCACTTATTGACAGACAAAAGATATATAGTTATGCATTTCATAATATTTTGAAATAGATGACCGATACGCCATTACCCGTTTCAAGCGAAGCTGAAGAAGAGTGCAGTGTCCGGTGCGAGATTCCGGAAGTAATCAGAGATGACCTGGTTCAGATCGGCGGTATTCCGGGACTGAAGACACGTCTCCCATCTCCGGAACGTATCGGCGAGATCAGCGCGACGCATCACGCGCTTTCCGATCCGGTCCGGGTCTCGATCCTGCATCTCCTTGCAGTCCAGCCGCTTTGCGTCTGCGTGATACGGGAATGCATAGGGATTTCAGGTTCGAAACTCTCCTACCATCTGAATATTTTAAAAGAGAACGGCCTGATCACCGCAGAGCAGCAGGGAAACTGGATCATCTACCGGATCACGGCGAAGGGCGGCATCTTCGCCGAAGAACCGGTAAGGATGTAGGTCAGTCCAGTTCCCGATTCGGGAACCGGTCTTTCGTGGCGTTCGCGATCTTTACGAGCATCAGCATGACCGGCACTTCGACGAGAACCCCGACGATCGTTGCGAGAGCGACCGGACTGTTTGTTCCATACAGTGCAATGGAAACGGCGACGGCTAATTCGAAGAAGTTCGAGGCGCCGATCATGCCTGCCGGAGCGGCGATGCTGTGGGGAAGGTTCAGCACTCTGCCTGCCCCGTAGGTGAGGAAGAAGATCAGCACGGTTTGAATAATCAGGGGCACGGCGATCAAAACGATGTGCAGCGGATTTTCCAGAATAAGTGTTCCCTGGAACGAGAAGATGATCACGAGCGTGAGCAGCAGACCAACGATGGTTATGTGGTCGAACTTCGGGATGAACGTCTGGGTAAAATACTCCTCGCCTTTTTTCCTGATGAGATACACTCTGGTCAGGACCCCGCCGAGAAGTGGGATCACGACGAACAGGACGACCGAAAGAAACAGCGTTGCCCAGGGAACGGTGACGCCGGAAATTCCGAGCAGGAACGCGACGATCGGAACGAATGCGACAAGAATGATCAGATCATTGGTCGCGACCTGGACGACCGTGTAGGCGGCGTTCCCTTTTGTTAGATAACTCCATACAAACACCATCGCCGTACAGGGTGCGGCGCCTAAAAGAACTGCGCCGATCAGATAATCCTGGGCGAGCTCCGGAGGGATGAGGGCGCTGAATACGACGTAGAAGAAGAATGCCGCGATCGCAAACATGGTGAACGGTTTGATCAGCCAGTTGACGATCCAGGTAAGGATGAGTCCTTTGGGATTTTTTCCGACGTATTTTACGCTCTTGAAATCCACTTTCAGCATCATCGGGTAGATCATAACCCAGATGAGTATCGCAATCGGGATGGAGACGTTCGCATACTCGAACGTGCCAAGAAATGCCGGGATGGACGGCAGGAACCTGCCGATCAGAACACCGACGATCATGCAGATGATCACCCAGAGGGTGAGGTATTTGCCGAACATCCCAAGACCTGCAGAATTGTTTTTTGTCATAGCATCACTCTTTCAATGATTTTATCTTTGCTTCGATCTCGGCGATCGCCTGGAAATATGCCTCATCTCCTTTGCCGACCGGGTCGTCGATCTGCCATGCGATCCGCTTTACCCCGGGGATCACGGGACAGGCGACCCCGCATCCCATCGTGACGATTATGTCGATATCCGGCAGGTCGGAGATGTGTTTCGGCCGCATTTTTGCAAGATCGATCCCGTAGATCTCCT from Methanocorpusculum labreanum Z includes:
- a CDS encoding D-isomer specific 2-hydroxyacid dehydrogenase family protein, with protein sequence MTTPPPASTKTEMKKILITGLPPSDEMKTFMKNQGYEILSPGVLKEDEIIEALAGVDAYIPGGEEVVTEKIIASAKNTLKVISFNGVGYGYYVDVPAAKKHNIAVTNVPHANSLAVSEFTVALILTLMKKIPIMNKETKSGLWHKYISQDVSDKTIGIVGMGSIGRLVAKKMYYGFGCKILYYSRTRESDIEQELDAKFVELHDLCRLSDVITLHLPYTSETRHIIDEKCFHEMSPDTCLINTARAELVSPIALRDALLSNKINAAAFDCYYSGKVPSDPSEDTFGLLNLPDDKFILTPHAAYNTVNSNTEVDKIALQNIVDIFNTGSCTNQVM
- a CDS encoding DUF7000 family protein; the protein is MNFDKNLLMTYKKLVQTMELEKSYQEFLRLFRFLRIELEKEIPDYRFQGNIVENGMDYSYFQFTNDTLKKKGLKIAVTFVHRNFQFEVWLSGFNRKFQCRYYELLKDTKQPFFLTEDPKRSDYILRIPLDQSMDISDGGRVLLEIKEASLRLLAYIEGVEATQSDFD
- a CDS encoding type 1 glutamine amidotransferase family protein; amino-acid sequence: MFTIYVYVLDTLADWETGYVTSELNSGRFFKKGAERVSLKTVSYSNEPITTMGGMTIVPDCLIDDIVVSETSVLILPGANTWNDPKHSAILEKAGEFLSIGATVCAICGATAALANLGLLDKRPHTSNGPGFLEMFCPGYKGQSFYVDEPSVADNNLITAGSTGGLLWAKQIIEHLGVFESNTLEAWYDYFSTGKPEYFFALMQSLPSGKEN
- a CDS encoding lysophospholipid acyltransferase family protein → MQSLRVCWYKSVYMTARFLASPAIGRKLQYTYDIVIPKHTPYMVFSNHTTLWDHLMIGMAVKGHMFYVAGEHLFRKKSTRFIGAFLLDPIIRKKGAPAGEVIRDIKERLGAGNNVWMSPEGVRSINGETAFISPGTGKLVKECGELGAALITYRMHGGYLRRPRWGKTPRDGKMWGEFVHEYSPDELKGMTVDQINEAINRDLYVNTFDDQKKNPLPYTGTDLAEYLETILYICPECKQMGKLHSKGDILSCECGYSVKFNEFGLFEPASGHPLHHDNIVSWDHWQRDLIKESLPAYLTTPKDVPIESDEGQILGKIGALKSVEDLGTGKFSIYVDRLEFDGDKGKFVFPFADIEGFAFSLQMKILFSLHDGTYYEVESKIPRSAAKYMVLYRFLIGKEYK
- a CDS encoding DUF2703 domain-containing protein, with the translated sequence MIPKIRRLEIEWKHFAVGDATCERCGQTGEALRAAVGELREEFFSLGVKINLTETLLDKTRIAESNEVRMNGVLLDKLLSASVVSTDCPSCGELAGESTCCRAIGIGDKIFEDLPVELIKAAAYRALGVESR
- a CDS encoding putative zinc-binding protein; amino-acid sequence: MPITLITCSGVSNTGKLTTQAALALLQRRPGGYVWVRAHQGTETFADEIEDADEVIVLDGCTDCCAEKKLAEAGFRPDHHLVATEIGITKNGMADVQFVEIEKVVNSVLQVKR
- a CDS encoding putative zinc-binding protein — translated: MTEQTTCSCGQNEKKRFIIPCAGQANTGQITNAAAIQLTDEGFGKTICVALLATGNEGLVEKLNAAEDVVILDGCKMKCAAKIAAAQGVVPTQNLVMTDLGFVKGPSRSYTDDDVEKVAAACWMGRGRESEEEKEGHCTCSCGCGGSCE
- a CDS encoding thioredoxin family protein codes for the protein MTKIEVLGTGCAKCKRLFANTEQAIKELNITVDLVKIETLDQIAERGVMMTPALIINDEIVAEGRVPDVKEIKALLSE
- a CDS encoding permease, whose protein sequence is MIDILLGSLLLGWDTLIGYLSQHVITCLVPAFFIAGAIATFVKKDAILKYFSPETKKTVSYGIASISGTVLAVCSCTILPMFAGILKKGSGLGPAITFLVAGPAINILAIVYTAQVLGLDIGVARAVAAVGISILIGLIMMKLFPAHDTETKKTFGAARKAVMAQEATRPRWVVPLFFVMLVAILLVGTSALDAFIRLGIVYALSIGIALLLIYYFTRDEVTDWGMEIWDLTKKIFPILIIGTFALGVLSFFLPAEFFRPYFGETSLISTFLASVVGMILYIPTLLEVPVIGTTLGYLSGAMAKGPALSLLLTGPTISLPSLLVIYRLIGAKKTLVYTALVVGFATIAGFLFGIFFP
- a CDS encoding ArsR/SmtB family transcription factor — protein: MTDTPLPVSSEAEEECSVRCEIPEVIRDDLVQIGGIPGLKTRLPSPERIGEISATHHALSDPVRVSILHLLAVQPLCVCVIRECIGISGSKLSYHLNILKENGLITAEQQGNWIIYRITAKGGIFAEEPVRM
- the arsB gene encoding ACR3 family arsenite efflux transporter translates to MTKNNSAGLGMFGKYLTLWVIICMIVGVLIGRFLPSIPAFLGTFEYANVSIPIAILIWVMIYPMMLKVDFKSVKYVGKNPKGLILTWIVNWLIKPFTMFAIAAFFFYVVFSALIPPELAQDYLIGAVLLGAAPCTAMVFVWSYLTKGNAAYTVVQVATNDLIILVAFVPIVAFLLGISGVTVPWATLFLSVVLFVVIPLLGGVLTRVYLIRKKGEEYFTQTFIPKFDHITIVGLLLTLVIIFSFQGTLILENPLHIVLIAVPLIIQTVLIFFLTYGAGRVLNLPHSIAAPAGMIGASNFFELAVAVSIALYGTNSPVALATIVGVLVEVPVMLMLVKIANATKDRFPNRELD
- a CDS encoding arsenate reductase ArsC; protein product: MKRVAFLCIKNSCRSQIAEALCRHFTGDRFACFSAGSEPGDKVDPTAVRLMQEIYGIDLAKMRPKHISDLPDIDIIVTMGCGVACPVIPGVKRIAWQIDDPVGKGDEAYFQAIAEIEAKIKSLKE